Proteins encoded by one window of Culicoides brevitarsis isolate CSIRO-B50_1 chromosome 2, AGI_CSIRO_Cbre_v1, whole genome shotgun sequence:
- the LOC134831812 gene encoding probable cytochrome P450 6d4, which yields MITFLTLLLTAVIAVYVYVQRHFSYWQRHGFPYLKNIEIPYGNMGAHARKERSMGTAVWDLYNQTDEPFVGMYAYTNPGLLVRDLELVRKIMITDFDYFHDRSVYNNKDREPLLSQLFSLKGEDWKNLRKKFNPLFSSGKLKAMFPTILSEVDKLDGYVEKVAANNELFETKEMTYRYVLNIIGSVVFGLNIDILADPDHPFERMYKELLGPNKWTDLKNALQFVSPKLVDILRIPLLPTHVREFFLDVVSTTMKYRKEHNYRRNDFMQLMIDEGDFFTLNEITANCLIFYVAGADTSPFTTATCLYELALNKDLQTRVRNEIDEVLQKFDGVISYDSVNEMTFLDACVRETLRKYPGLPILLRECTKNYKIPNSKLTIKKGTSIFIPAMGLQYDPKHYPEPFKFIPDRFVKGSYEESICNKDAYLPFGDGPRKCIAVRMGFLFVKAAIVKLISKYEWETTDKKEVEFDNYSVGLSAKGGLLLKVQKRQK from the coding sequence ATGATCACTTTTCTGACTCTTCTACTAACGGCTGTTATTGCAGTTTATGTCTACGttcaaagacatttttcgTATTGGCAGCGACATGGATTTccgtatttgaaaaatattgaaatccCTTATGGAAATATGGGAGCTCATGCCAGAAAAGAACGTTCAATGGGAACAGCAGTTTGGGATCTCTACAATCAAACTGATGAACCATTTGTTGGCATGTATGCCTATACTAATCCCGGTCTTCTGGTGAGAGATTTGGAGCTTGTTCGTAAGATCATGATTACCGACTTTGACTACTTCCATGATCGAAGTGTTTATAACAACAAAGATCGTGAACCTCTTCTATCACAATTGTTCTCTCTCAAAGGCGAGGATTGGAAAAACTTACGAAAGAAATTCAATCCGTTATTTTCTTCTGGAAAGTTGAAGGCTATGTTTCCAACTATCTTATCGGAAGTTGATAAGCTTGATGGGTACGTGGAAAAGGTAGCAGCTAATAATGAGCTGTTTGAAACGAAAGAGATGACCTATCGTTATGTTCTGAACATCATAGGATCTGTAGTGTTCGGTTTGAACATTGATATTCTCGCAGATCCTGATCATCCCTTCGAACGAATGTACAAAGAGCTTCTAGGTCCCAACAAATGGACTGACTTGAAAAATGCTTTGCAATTTGTCTCTCCAAAGTTAGTAGATATCCTGAGGATTCCTTTACTCCCGACTCATGTTCGAGAGTTCTTCTTGGATGTAGTTTCAACTACCATGAAATATCGCAAGGAGCACAATTATCGTCGGAATGACTTTATGCAACTCATGATCGATGAAGGAGACTTCTTTACCTTAAACGAAATCACCGCCAATTGTCTCATCTTTTACGTTGCAGGAGCAGATACAAGTCCATTCACAACTGCAACTTGTCTCTATGAACTTGCTCTGAACAAGGATCTTCAAACAAGAGTTCGTAATGAAATCGATGAAGTTCTACAGAAGTTTGATGGCGTCATTAGTTACGATTCTGTCAATGAAATGACCTTCCTTGATGCTTGTGTGAGAGAAACTCTCAGGAAGTATCCGGGACTTCCAATACTTTTACGGGAGTGTACCAAAAACTATAAGATTCCAAATTCGAAGTTGACCATTAAGAAAGGGACATCGATCTTTATTCCAGCAATGGGATTGCAATACGATCCAAAGCACTATCCGGAACCTTTTAAATTCATTCCCGATCGTTTCGTTAAAGGAAGTTACGAGGAAAGTATTTGCAATAAAGATGCCTATCTCCCGTTTGGTGATGGACCAAGGAAATGTATCGCAGTGAGGATGGGATTCTTGTTCGTCAAGGCAGCAATTGTCAAGTTAATTAGCAAGTATGAATGGGAAACAACCGATAAGAAGGAAGTTGAGTTCGATAACTACTCTGTGGGACTCAGTGCCAAAGGAGGACTCTTACTCAAAGtacaaaaacgtcaaaaatga